Proteins from a single region of Streptomyces sp. Tu 3180:
- a CDS encoding ATP/GTP-binding protein, whose protein sequence is MDFASSSGGTVSDSRSTTSAKIVVAGGFGVGKTTFVGAVSEINPLRTEAVMTSASAGIDDLTHTGDKTTTTVAMDFGRITLDQDLILYLFGTPGQDRFWFMWDDLVRGAIGAVVLVDTRRLADCFPAVDYFENSGLPFVVALNGFDGQQPYQPEEVREALQIGPDTPIITTDARHRADAKSALITLVEHALMARLR, encoded by the coding sequence GTGGACTTCGCAAGCTCTAGCGGCGGGACGGTCTCCGACAGCCGTTCCACCACGTCCGCAAAGATCGTGGTGGCGGGCGGCTTCGGCGTGGGCAAGACCACGTTCGTCGGCGCCGTCTCGGAGATCAACCCGCTGCGCACGGAGGCCGTCATGACGTCTGCTTCGGCGGGCATCGACGACCTCACCCACACCGGGGACAAGACGACCACGACGGTCGCCATGGACTTCGGCCGCATCACGCTCGACCAGGACCTGATCCTGTACCTGTTCGGCACGCCCGGCCAGGACCGCTTCTGGTTCATGTGGGACGACCTGGTGCGCGGCGCCATCGGCGCGGTCGTCCTCGTCGACACCCGCCGGCTGGCCGACTGCTTCCCCGCCGTCGACTACTTCGAGAACAGCGGACTGCCGTTCGTCGTCGCGCTGAACGGCTTCGACGGACAGCAGCCGTACCAGCCCGAAGAGGTGCGCGAGGCACTGCAGATCGGCCCCGACACCCCGATCATCACCACCGACGCCCGCCACCGCGCGGACGCGAAGAGTGCGCTGATCACGCTGGTCGAGCACGCCCTCATGGCGCGCCTCAGGTAG
- a CDS encoding DUF742 domain-containing protein gives MTPPTASHDPYAEPYEDEGDQPLVRPYAMTGGRTRPRYQLAIEALISTTADPAALMGLLPEHQRICHLCREVKSVAEVSALLNMPLGVARILVADLAEAGLVAIHQPGGDETTGAPDVTLLERVLSGLRKL, from the coding sequence ATGACCCCGCCCACCGCCTCTCATGATCCGTACGCGGAGCCGTACGAGGACGAGGGCGACCAGCCGCTGGTCCGTCCCTATGCGATGACCGGCGGCCGGACCAGGCCGCGCTATCAGCTGGCCATCGAGGCACTGATCAGTACGACGGCCGACCCGGCAGCGCTCATGGGGCTCCTCCCGGAGCACCAGCGCATCTGCCATCTGTGCCGTGAGGTGAAGTCGGTCGCCGAGGTGTCGGCGCTGCTCAACATGCCGCTGGGTGTGGCCCGGATCCTGGTGGCGGACCTCGCGGAGGCGGGTCTCGTCGCCATTCACCAGCCGGGCGGCGACGAGACGACCGGCGCCCCGGATGTGACACTGCTCGAAAGGGTGCTCAGTGGACTTCGCAAGCTCTAG
- a CDS encoding roadblock/LC7 domain-containing protein — protein sequence MSQAAQNLNWLITNFVDNTPGVSHTVVVSADGLLLAMSEGFPRDRADQLAAVASGLTSLTAGASRIFEGGDVAQTVVEMERGFLFLMSVSDGSSLAVLAHPECDIGLVGYEMALLVDRAGAVLTPDLRAELQGSLLH from the coding sequence ATGAGCCAGGCGGCACAGAACCTCAACTGGTTGATCACCAACTTCGTGGACAACACCCCCGGGGTGTCCCACACCGTCGTCGTGTCCGCCGACGGACTCCTCCTGGCGATGTCCGAGGGCTTCCCGCGCGATCGCGCGGACCAGCTCGCGGCCGTGGCGTCGGGACTGACCTCCCTGACGGCCGGCGCCTCCCGGATCTTCGAGGGCGGCGACGTCGCCCAGACCGTCGTCGAGATGGAGCGAGGGTTCCTCTTCCTCATGTCCGTCTCGGACGGCTCGTCCCTCGCCGTCCTGGCGCACCCCGAGTGCGACATCGGCCTCGTCGGCTACGAGATGGCACTCCTGGTCGACCGCGCGGGGGCGGTCCTCACCCCGGACCTGCGCGCCGAACTACAAGGAAGTCTGCTCCACTGA
- a CDS encoding nitrate- and nitrite sensing domain-containing protein produces MQGRFKRDGSASAEPEPHGGTGPMAVSSSPQHAQNQGPAAAGDGGERTGRPGASGPAGPDAERAPKGPTGPGPRIALRNWRISTRLVSLLALPVVAATSLGALRINQSMDDIQQLDNMKLLTDMTKQATELAAALQEERDQSAGPLAHGGKATDFTVKGYREKTDRAMDNFIDSSEEIDNAAKDGNLKGVRDNLVQLTGDLGDIAKIRNTAFASERNSTQTVEAYHRLIENLIDLSQDMAEATSNPEMIQRTRALASFSAAKEYASIQRAVLAAALPASNTTVGELSENDRLYAESALTSQKSEIRSFKSIYGEIPATELLLPIEDGNNTIKATDEYAGRALASEFGLRSVGKRSYRDWLDDSSTKIQQMKNIELHLLEEMEQKARELRSATERDAIVSGVLILIVLGVSLVGAFVVARSMIRSLRRLEETATKVAQERLPELVKQLSESDPQDVDTSVESVGVHSRDEIGRVAAAFDDVHREAVRLAAEQALLRGNVNAMFTNLSRRSQGLIQRQLSLISELESREADPDQLSSLFKLDHLATRMRRNGENLLVLAGEEPGRRWTRPVPLVDVLRAAASEVEQYERIELASVPSTEVAGRVVNDLVHLLAELLENATSFSSPQTKVKVTGHALPDGRVLIEIHDTGIGLSPEDLAAINERLASPPTVDVSVSRRMGLFVVGRLSQRHGIRIQLRPSDSGGTTALVMLPVDVAQGGKKPQGKPGQPGAGGGGPAAAQAAAGAAAARRAAGAGQSGGGALGAGAPGGGRLGTGQGPRAALPGRDGGGRPGGARGPQGQPGNSTPSLFDQGAPSAAPQNRPAPAGAGFGGQAPGAPQGTQSAGPGAAQDRDAFGGGRGQVPPQRGNGNAERGRRPQLPPRGGGARAELPGGDQQQPRVPSWSDENAQPPVPRASLDTPRGHEEPDVSRTSAVPRFDDRQGPGSTAEIPRFDDRQNPGAPGYGVPGADIAQDTGQYAQPGVNGAQNTGQFARGDVFGAPQGYDNGSTGQYPVPAQDNGATGRHSLPQRPDAADPAVTGQFERPQGNGAHGADLGAPRPPAPQQQRPVRHEPDNGGAARGPGDGWALPPASGPGDGRTPLYDTLETNWFHGGGGQEQGNGSAPAPQQQPQQSQQSQQPQGPTGPQRSASPAWRSSPNDELIRQAERVRQPAAGGVTTSGLPRRVPKANLVPGTAQQQSHQSGPQVSRAPDDVRGRLTNLRRGIAQGRQAGSTQTGSFPQYPTHQQER; encoded by the coding sequence GTGCAGGGACGTTTCAAGAGGGATGGCAGCGCTTCGGCGGAGCCGGAGCCGCACGGCGGGACTGGCCCCATGGCCGTCAGCTCCTCGCCCCAGCACGCCCAGAACCAGGGCCCGGCCGCGGCCGGTGACGGCGGTGAACGAACCGGTCGCCCCGGTGCCTCCGGGCCCGCGGGTCCGGACGCCGAGAGGGCGCCGAAGGGCCCGACCGGCCCCGGGCCGCGAATAGCCCTGCGCAACTGGCGCATCTCGACCCGTCTGGTGTCGCTGCTCGCGCTCCCCGTGGTCGCGGCCACCTCGCTGGGCGCGCTGCGCATCAACCAGTCGATGGACGACATCCAGCAGCTCGACAACATGAAGCTGCTGACGGACATGACCAAGCAGGCCACCGAACTGGCCGCCGCGCTCCAGGAGGAGCGCGACCAGTCGGCCGGCCCGCTGGCGCACGGCGGCAAGGCCACCGACTTCACGGTCAAGGGCTACCGCGAGAAGACCGACCGTGCGATGGACAACTTCATCGACAGCTCCGAGGAGATCGACAACGCCGCCAAGGACGGCAACCTCAAGGGCGTCCGCGACAACCTGGTCCAGCTCACCGGCGACCTGGGCGACATCGCGAAGATCCGCAACACGGCCTTCGCCTCGGAGCGGAACTCCACGCAGACCGTCGAGGCCTACCACCGTCTGATCGAGAACCTGATCGACCTCTCGCAGGACATGGCCGAGGCGACCAGCAACCCCGAGATGATCCAGCGCACGCGTGCCCTGGCGTCCTTCTCGGCCGCCAAGGAGTACGCCTCGATCCAGCGCGCGGTCCTCGCGGCGGCCCTGCCGGCCAGCAACACCACCGTCGGCGAGCTCTCCGAGAACGACCGGCTCTACGCCGAGTCGGCGCTGACGAGCCAGAAGTCCGAGATCCGCAGCTTCAAGAGCATCTACGGCGAGATCCCCGCCACCGAGCTGCTCCTGCCGATCGAGGACGGCAACAACACGATCAAGGCCACCGACGAGTACGCCGGGCGTGCCCTGGCCTCGGAGTTCGGCCTCAGGTCGGTGGGCAAGCGGTCCTACCGGGACTGGCTGGACGACAGCTCCACCAAGATCCAGCAGATGAAGAACATCGAGCTGCACCTGCTCGAGGAGATGGAGCAGAAGGCCCGCGAGCTGCGCAGCGCCACCGAGCGCGACGCGATCGTCTCCGGTGTGCTGATCCTGATCGTGCTCGGCGTCTCGCTGGTCGGCGCCTTCGTCGTGGCCCGCTCCATGATCCGCTCGCTGCGCCGGCTGGAGGAGACCGCGACCAAGGTCGCCCAGGAGCGTCTGCCCGAGCTGGTCAAGCAGCTGTCCGAGTCCGACCCGCAGGACGTCGACACGTCCGTGGAGTCGGTCGGTGTGCACTCCCGGGACGAGATCGGCCGAGTGGCCGCGGCCTTCGACGACGTGCACCGCGAGGCGGTCCGCCTCGCCGCCGAGCAGGCCCTGCTGCGGGGCAACGTCAACGCGATGTTCACCAACCTCTCGCGCCGCTCCCAGGGTCTGATCCAGCGCCAGCTGTCGCTGATCTCCGAGCTGGAGTCCCGCGAGGCCGACCCGGACCAGCTGTCCTCGCTGTTCAAGCTGGACCACCTGGCCACGCGTATGCGCCGTAACGGTGAGAACCTGCTGGTCCTCGCGGGTGAGGAGCCCGGCCGCCGGTGGACCCGCCCGGTCCCCCTGGTCGACGTGCTGCGTGCCGCCGCCTCCGAGGTGGAGCAGTACGAGCGCATCGAGCTGGCGTCGGTGCCGAGCACCGAGGTCGCCGGCCGCGTCGTCAACGACCTCGTGCACCTGCTCGCCGAGCTGCTGGAGAACGCGACCTCGTTCTCCTCGCCGCAGACCAAGGTCAAGGTCACCGGTCACGCGCTGCCCGACGGCCGTGTGCTGATCGAGATCCACGACACCGGTATCGGTCTGTCACCGGAGGACCTGGCGGCGATCAACGAGCGGCTCGCCTCGCCGCCCACCGTGGACGTCTCCGTCTCCCGCCGCATGGGTCTGTTCGTGGTCGGCCGTCTGTCGCAGCGCCACGGCATCCGCATCCAGCTGCGCCCGTCCGACTCCGGTGGTACGACCGCGCTGGTCATGCTGCCCGTCGACGTCGCCCAGGGCGGCAAGAAGCCCCAGGGCAAGCCCGGCCAGCCGGGCGCGGGTGGCGGTGGCCCCGCCGCCGCGCAGGCGGCCGCCGGTGCCGCCGCCGCACGGCGCGCCGCCGGTGCCGGCCAGTCCGGTGGCGGTGCCCTCGGCGCCGGTGCGCCCGGCGGCGGCCGGCTCGGCACCGGTCAGGGTCCGCGGGCCGCGCTGCCCGGACGGGACGGCGGCGGCCGGCCCGGTGGGGCCCGGGGCCCGCAGGGCCAGCCGGGCAACTCCACGCCGTCGCTGTTCGACCAGGGTGCTCCCTCCGCGGCGCCGCAGAACCGTCCGGCTCCCGCCGGCGCCGGCTTCGGAGGCCAGGCGCCGGGCGCCCCGCAGGGGACGCAGTCCGCGGGTCCGGGCGCGGCGCAGGACCGGGACGCCTTCGGCGGCGGCCGGGGTCAGGTGCCCCCGCAGCGCGGCAACGGCAACGCCGAGCGCGGCCGTCGTCCGCAGCTCCCGCCGCGCGGTGGTGGTGCGCGCGCCGAGCTGCCCGGCGGTGACCAGCAGCAGCCGCGCGTGCCCAGCTGGAGCGACGAGAACGCCCAGCCGCCGGTCCCGCGCGCCTCGCTGGACACCCCGCGCGGCCACGAGGAGCCGGACGTCTCCCGGACGTCCGCCGTGCCCCGGTTCGACGACCGGCAGGGGCCCGGCTCGACGGCGGAGATCCCCCGGTTCGACGACCGCCAGAACCCCGGCGCGCCCGGTTACGGCGTCCCCGGCGCGGACATCGCGCAGGACACGGGCCAGTACGCCCAGCCCGGCGTGAACGGTGCTCAGAACACGGGCCAGTTCGCCCGCGGCGACGTCTTCGGCGCCCCGCAGGGCTACGACAACGGCTCCACCGGCCAGTACCCGGTGCCGGCCCAGGACAACGGCGCCACGGGGCGGCACTCCCTCCCGCAGCGTCCGGACGCCGCGGACCCGGCCGTCACCGGCCAGTTCGAGCGTCCGCAGGGCAACGGCGCGCACGGTGCCGACCTCGGCGCCCCGCGTCCGCCCGCCCCGCAGCAGCAGCGGCCGGTCCGCCACGAGCCGGACAACGGTGGCGCCGCGCGGGGGCCGGGTGACGGCTGGGCGCTGCCTCCGGCGTCCGGTCCCGGCGACGGGCGCACGCCGCTGTACGACACCCTGGAGACCAACTGGTTCCACGGTGGCGGCGGGCAGGAGCAGGGCAACGGTTCCGCTCCGGCACCGCAGCAACAGCCCCAGCAGTCCCAGCAGTCCCAGCAGCCGCAGGGGCCCACCGGCCCCCAGCGGTCCGCATCCCCCGCCTGGCGCAGCTCGCCCAACGACGAGCTGATCCGGCAGGCCGAACGCGTCCGGCAGCCGGCCGCGGGCGGCGTCACCACCTCCGGCCTGCCGCGCCGGGTGCCCAAGGCGAACCTCGTCCCGGGCACGGCTCAGCAGCAATCGCACCAGAGCGGTCCTCAGGTCTCGCGCGCCCCCGATGACGTGCGCGGCCGGCTGACCAATCTCCGTCGGGGTATCGCGCAGGGTCGTCAGGCCGGCTCCACCCAGACCGGCAGCTTCCCGCAGTACCCCACTCACCAGCAGGAGCGTTAG
- a CDS encoding fumarylacetoacetate hydrolase family protein yields MRIARFSIDGNVAFGAVEGDRQDELVLDIIKGIPFTDFELSGTKVPLSKVRLLPPVLPNKVVAFGRNYAEHARELGNEVPDAPFAFFKPATSVIGPGDEIQYPSFSQEVHHEAELAVVIGRLCREVPRERVKDVIFGYTCANDITARDVQKREKQWARAKGFDTSCPLGPWVETDLDVAAASDLTIQLTVNGAQRQLGRTSEMIHSIEDLVVNISEAMTLLPGDVILTGTPAGVGPLNVGDEVAVTIEGIGTLTNKVVKRG; encoded by the coding sequence GTGCGCATCGCCAGATTCTCCATCGACGGGAACGTCGCCTTCGGCGCGGTCGAGGGCGACCGGCAGGACGAGCTCGTCCTGGACATCATCAAGGGCATCCCGTTCACGGACTTCGAGCTCTCCGGCACGAAGGTCCCGCTGAGCAAGGTCAGGCTGCTGCCCCCGGTGCTCCCCAACAAAGTGGTGGCCTTCGGCCGCAACTACGCCGAGCACGCGCGGGAACTCGGCAACGAGGTGCCCGACGCCCCGTTCGCCTTCTTCAAGCCCGCCACGTCGGTGATCGGCCCCGGCGACGAGATCCAGTACCCCTCCTTCTCCCAGGAGGTGCACCACGAGGCCGAGCTGGCCGTGGTCATCGGCCGGCTGTGCCGCGAGGTCCCGCGCGAACGCGTCAAGGACGTGATCTTCGGCTACACCTGCGCCAACGACATCACCGCGCGCGACGTCCAGAAGCGCGAGAAGCAGTGGGCCCGGGCCAAGGGGTTCGACACCTCCTGCCCGCTCGGCCCCTGGGTGGAGACGGACCTGGACGTCGCCGCCGCGAGCGACCTGACCATCCAGCTCACGGTCAACGGCGCGCAGCGCCAACTCGGCCGCACCAGCGAGATGATCCACTCCATCGAGGACCTGGTCGTCAACATCTCCGAGGCCATGACCCTGCTCCCCGGCGACGTCATCCTCACCGGCACCCCGGCTGGGGTCGGCCCCCTCAACGTCGGCGACGAGGTCGCCGTCACCATCGAAGGCATCGGCACTCTCACCAACAAGGTTGTCAAGCGTGGCTAG
- the gltX gene encoding glutamate--tRNA ligase, producing the protein MGLVRTALFNWAFAKHHGGTLVFRIEDTDAARDSEESYAQLLDAMRWLGFDWDEGPEVGGPHAPYRQSQRMDIYKDVARKLLDAGHAYHCYCSQEELDTRREAARAAGRPSGYDGHCRDLNEAQVEEYRAQGREPIVRFRMPDETITFTDLVRGELTFTPDNVPDYGIVRANGAPLYTLVNPVDDALMEITHVLRGEDLLSSTPRQIALYKALIELGVAKGIPQFGHLPYVMGEGNKKLSKRDPQSSLNLYRERGFLPEGLLNYLSLLGWSLSADRDVFSIEEMVAAFDVADVQPNPARFDLKKCEAINADHIRMLDAKDFAERCAPWLRAPFAPWAPEDFDEARWQAVAPHAQTRLKVLSEITDNVDFLFLPEPVFDEASWTKAMKEGSDALLRTAREKLEAADWTSAESLKEAVLAAGEAHGLKLGKAQAPVRVAVTGRTVGLPLFESLEVLGREKTLARIDAALARLAG; encoded by the coding sequence GTGGGCCTGGTCCGCACCGCCCTGTTCAACTGGGCGTTCGCCAAGCACCACGGCGGCACCCTGGTCTTCCGCATCGAGGACACCGACGCGGCCCGCGACTCCGAGGAGTCCTACGCCCAGCTGCTCGACGCGATGCGCTGGCTCGGCTTCGACTGGGACGAGGGCCCCGAGGTCGGCGGCCCGCACGCGCCGTACCGGCAGTCGCAGCGCATGGACATCTACAAGGACGTCGCCCGCAAGCTCCTGGACGCCGGCCACGCCTACCACTGCTACTGCTCCCAGGAGGAGCTGGACACCCGCCGCGAGGCCGCCCGCGCCGCCGGCCGGCCCTCCGGCTACGACGGCCACTGCCGCGACCTGAACGAGGCCCAGGTCGAGGAGTACAGGGCCCAGGGCCGCGAGCCGATCGTCCGCTTCCGCATGCCCGACGAGACGATCACCTTCACGGACCTGGTCCGCGGCGAGCTGACCTTCACCCCGGACAACGTCCCGGACTACGGCATCGTGCGCGCCAACGGGGCCCCGCTGTACACGCTGGTCAACCCGGTCGACGACGCCCTGATGGAGATCACCCACGTCCTGCGCGGCGAGGACCTGCTCTCCTCCACCCCGCGGCAGATCGCCCTGTACAAGGCGCTGATCGAGCTGGGCGTCGCCAAGGGGATCCCGCAGTTCGGCCACCTGCCGTACGTCATGGGCGAGGGCAACAAGAAGCTCTCCAAGCGCGACCCGCAGTCCTCGCTCAACCTCTACCGCGAGCGCGGCTTCCTCCCCGAGGGCCTGCTCAACTACCTCTCCCTGCTCGGCTGGTCGCTCTCCGCCGACCGGGACGTCTTCTCGATCGAGGAGATGGTCGCCGCCTTCGACGTCGCGGACGTGCAGCCCAACCCGGCCCGCTTCGACCTGAAGAAGTGCGAGGCGATCAACGCCGACCACATCCGCATGCTCGACGCGAAGGACTTCGCGGAGCGCTGCGCGCCCTGGCTCAGGGCCCCCTTCGCGCCGTGGGCCCCGGAGGACTTCGACGAGGCCAGGTGGCAGGCCGTCGCCCCGCACGCGCAGACCCGCCTGAAGGTCCTCTCCGAGATCACGGACAACGTCGACTTCCTGTTCCTGCCGGAGCCGGTCTTCGACGAGGCGTCCTGGACCAAGGCGATGAAGGAGGGCAGCGACGCCCTGCTGCGCACGGCGAGGGAGAAGCTGGAAGCGGCCGACTGGACGTCCGCCGAGTCGCTGAAGGAGGCCGTCCTGGCCGCCGGCGAGGCCCACGGCCTCAAGCTCGGCAAGGCCCAGGCCCCCGTCCGCGTCGCCGTGACCGGCCGCACGGTCGGCCTGCCGCTCTTCGAGTCCCTGGAGGTCCTGGGCAGGGAGAAGACCCTGGCGCGCATCGACGCGGCCCTGGCGAGGCTCGCCGGGTAG
- a CDS encoding HAD family hydrolase, which translates to MAIRAVVWDVDDTLFDYTTADREGIRAHLLAEGLLSRYASAEEALLHWREITDLQWARFAAGEVDFETQRRDRTRVFLGRDLTDAEADDWFRRYLVHYEAAWSLFPDVLPVLDALASSHRHAVLSNSSLHVQDRKLRVLGVHDRFEAILCAAELGVSKPEPAAFLAACEALALPPEQVAYVGDHPEIDGRGAAEAGLLSVWIDRGKAWVAVEPPVGPRRIASLAELPAILAADTRFGAPSTFG; encoded by the coding sequence ATGGCGATCCGAGCCGTCGTCTGGGACGTGGACGACACCCTCTTCGACTACACCACCGCCGACCGCGAGGGCATACGGGCCCACCTGCTGGCCGAGGGACTGCTCTCCCGGTACGCCTCCGCGGAGGAGGCGCTGCTGCACTGGCGGGAGATCACCGACCTGCAGTGGGCGCGGTTCGCCGCGGGGGAGGTGGACTTCGAGACCCAGCGCCGTGACCGCACCCGGGTCTTCCTGGGCCGGGACCTGACCGACGCCGAGGCGGACGACTGGTTCCGGCGCTACCTGGTCCACTACGAGGCCGCCTGGAGCCTCTTCCCGGACGTGCTGCCCGTCCTCGACGCCCTCGCCTCCAGCCACCGCCACGCGGTGCTCTCCAACTCCAGCCTCCACGTCCAGGACCGCAAGCTGCGCGTCCTCGGCGTCCACGACCGCTTCGAGGCCATCCTGTGCGCCGCGGAGCTGGGCGTCTCCAAGCCCGAGCCGGCTGCCTTCCTCGCCGCCTGCGAGGCCCTGGCGCTGCCTCCGGAGCAGGTCGCGTACGTCGGCGACCACCCGGAGATCGACGGCCGGGGCGCCGCCGAGGCCGGGCTGCTGTCGGTGTGGATCGACCGCGGCAAGGCGTGGGTGGCCGTCGAACCGCCCGTGGGGCCGCGCCGCATCGCGTCCCTCGCCGAACTTCCCGCGATACTCGCCGCCGATACTCGTTTTGGAGCCCCGTCCACCTTCGGGTAA
- the ndgR gene encoding IclR family transcriptional regulator NdgR has protein sequence MDNSSGVGVLDKAALVLSALESGPATLAGLVGATGLARPTAHRLAVALEHHRLVARDMQGRFILGPRLAELAAAAGEDRLLATAGPVLTHLRDVTGESAQLYRRQGDMRICVAAAERLSGLRDTVPVGSTLTMKAGSSAQILLAWEEPERLHRGLQGARFTATALSGVRRRGWAQSIGEREPGVASVSAPVRGPSNRVVAAVSVSGPIERLTRHPGRMHAQAVIDAATRLSEALRRS, from the coding sequence ATGGACAACAGTAGCGGCGTCGGCGTTCTGGACAAGGCGGCCCTCGTCCTGAGCGCTCTGGAGTCCGGCCCGGCCACCCTCGCGGGGTTGGTCGGCGCCACCGGACTGGCACGACCCACGGCCCACCGCCTGGCCGTGGCGCTGGAGCACCACCGCCTGGTGGCGCGCGACATGCAGGGCCGCTTCATCCTCGGCCCGCGCCTGGCCGAACTGGCCGCGGCGGCGGGCGAGGACCGCCTGCTCGCCACGGCGGGCCCGGTGCTCACCCACCTGCGCGACGTCACCGGGGAGAGCGCCCAGCTCTACCGCCGCCAGGGCGACATGCGCATCTGCGTCGCCGCGGCGGAGCGCCTGTCGGGCCTCCGGGACACCGTCCCGGTGGGCTCCACGCTGACGATGAAGGCCGGCTCCTCGGCGCAGATCCTGCTCGCCTGGGAGGAGCCGGAGCGGCTGCACCGCGGTCTGCAGGGCGCCCGTTTCACGGCGACGGCCCTGTCGGGCGTGCGGCGCCGCGGCTGGGCCCAGTCGATCGGCGAGCGCGAGCCAGGTGTCGCGTCCGTCTCCGCGCCGGTGCGCGGACCCTCGAACCGCGTGGTGGCCGCCGTCTCCGTCTCCGGTCCCATCGAGCGCCTGACCCGCCACCCGGGCCGGATGCACGCGCAGGCCGTCATCGACGCCGCCACCCGCCTCTCCGAGGCGCTGCGCCGCTCCTGA
- the leuC gene encoding 3-isopropylmalate dehydratase large subunit — translation MGRTLAEKVWDDHVVRRAEGEPDLLFIDLHLLHEVTSPQAFDGLRKSGRTVRRLDLTIATEDHNTPTLDIDKPIADPVSRVQLETLRKNCAEFGVRLHPLGDVEQGVVHVVGPQLGLTQPGMTVVCGDSHTSTHGAFGGLAFGIGTSQVEHVLATQTLPMTRPKTMAITVNGELPEGVTAKDLILAIIARIGTGGGQGYVLEYRGEAVEKLSMEARMTICNMSIEAGARAGMIAPDETTFEYLKGRPHAPQGEDWDAAVAYWKTLRSDEDAEFDAEVVIEAAELSPFVTWGTNPGQGAPLSASVPDPASYEDASERLAAEKALEYMGLEAGQPLRSIEVDTVFVGSCTNGRIEDLRAAADVIKGRKVADGVRMLVVPGSARVGLQAVSEGLDVVFKEAGAEWRHAGCSMCLGMNPDQLAPGERSASTSNRNFEGRQGKGGRTHLVSPQVAAATAVLGHLASPADLAAADARTPAGV, via the coding sequence ATGGGTAGGACACTCGCGGAGAAGGTCTGGGACGACCACGTCGTCCGGCGCGCCGAGGGCGAGCCCGACCTCCTCTTCATCGATCTGCACCTGCTGCACGAGGTGACCAGCCCGCAGGCCTTCGACGGCCTCCGCAAGAGCGGCCGCACCGTGCGCCGCCTCGACCTCACCATCGCCACCGAGGACCACAACACCCCGACCCTCGACATCGACAAGCCCATCGCCGACCCGGTCTCCCGGGTCCAGCTGGAGACGCTGCGCAAGAACTGCGCCGAGTTCGGCGTCCGGCTGCACCCGCTGGGCGACGTCGAGCAGGGCGTCGTGCACGTCGTCGGCCCGCAGCTGGGCCTGACCCAGCCCGGCATGACCGTCGTCTGCGGCGACTCGCACACCTCCACGCACGGCGCCTTCGGCGGACTGGCGTTCGGCATCGGCACCTCCCAGGTCGAGCACGTGCTGGCCACCCAGACGCTGCCGATGACCCGCCCGAAGACCATGGCGATCACGGTCAACGGCGAGCTGCCCGAGGGCGTCACGGCCAAGGACCTGATCCTGGCGATCATCGCGAGGATCGGCACCGGCGGCGGCCAGGGCTACGTCCTGGAGTACCGCGGCGAGGCCGTCGAGAAGCTCTCGATGGAAGCCCGGATGACCATCTGCAACATGTCGATCGAGGCCGGCGCCCGCGCGGGCATGATCGCCCCCGACGAGACGACCTTCGAGTACCTCAAGGGCCGTCCGCACGCCCCGCAGGGCGAGGACTGGGACGCCGCCGTGGCGTACTGGAAGACGCTGCGCTCGGACGAGGACGCCGAGTTCGACGCCGAGGTCGTCATCGAGGCCGCCGAGCTGTCCCCGTTCGTCACCTGGGGCACCAACCCGGGCCAGGGCGCGCCGCTGTCCGCCTCGGTCCCCGACCCCGCTTCGTACGAAGACGCCTCGGAGCGCCTCGCCGCCGAAAAGGCCCTGGAGTACATGGGGTTGGAGGCCGGCCAGCCGCTGCGCTCCATCGAGGTCGACACCGTCTTCGTAGGCTCCTGCACCAACGGCCGCATCGAGGACCTGCGCGCCGCGGCGGACGTCATCAAGGGCCGCAAAGTCGCCGACGGCGTACGGATGCTGGTCGTCCCGGGCTCCGCCCGGGTGGGTCTGCAGGCCGTCTCCGAGGGCCTGGACGTGGTCTTCAAGGAGGCCGGCGCCGAGTGGCGGCACGCGGGCTGCTCCATGTGCCTGGGCATGAACCCCGACCAGCTCGCCCCCGGTGAGCGCTCCGCCTCCACCTCCAACCGCAACTTCGAGGGCCGGCAGGGCAAGGGCGGCCGCACCCACCTGGTGTCCCCGCAGGTCGCCGCCGCCACCGCGGTCCTCGGCCACCTGGCCTCCCCGGCCGACCTCGCCGCAGCCGACGCCCGTACGCCCGCTGGAGTCTGA